One genomic segment of Occultella kanbiaonis includes these proteins:
- a CDS encoding WXG100 family type VII secretion target → MTRFEVDAAEVARAGAAARSSATIINTEVSNMMRHLTALQSSWRGGASTAFGALIVEWRATQQQVEANLEQISLALDASARQYEDTEFNATRMFSR, encoded by the coding sequence ATGACCCGATTCGAGGTCGATGCGGCCGAGGTGGCCAGGGCCGGCGCGGCCGCGCGCAGTTCGGCGACCATCATCAACACCGAAGTCAGCAACATGATGCGGCACCTGACCGCCCTGCAGTCGTCGTGGCGCGGCGGGGCGTCCACGGCGTTCGGCGCGCTGATCGTGGAGTGGCGTGCCACGCAGCAGCAGGTGGAGGCGAACCTCGAGCAGATCTCGCTGGCGCTGGATGCCAGCGCGCGCCAGTACGAGGACACCGAGTTCAACGCGACGCGGATGTTCTCCCGGTAG
- a CDS encoding DUF4031 domain-containing protein: MAVLIDPPMWPAHGTLFSHLVSDESLAELHEFARRAGLPERAFDRDHYDVPARRHTELVAQGARPVTGGDLIRGLRASGLRVRARDRREHLDVALTMRWRLLLPGHEALGAELLERWGEPHRHYHDGTHLLAVLEAADALSEPGPAPATVLLAAWFHDAVYAGVAGRDEQDSADLARDRLTGSGVAAADVDEVVRLVLLTASHAPEPGDTTGALLCDADLSVLGREPAGYARYLAAVRADYAHVSDTDFANGRAAVVHRLLALDPLFHTERGRRLWAEQARVNLLGELPG; this comes from the coding sequence GTGGCAGTCCTGATCGATCCGCCGATGTGGCCGGCGCACGGCACGTTGTTCTCGCACCTGGTCTCGGACGAGTCCCTGGCCGAGTTGCACGAGTTCGCGCGGCGGGCCGGGCTGCCCGAGCGCGCCTTCGACCGCGACCACTATGACGTGCCCGCCCGTCGGCACACCGAGCTGGTGGCGCAGGGCGCCCGGCCGGTCACGGGCGGTGACCTCATCCGTGGCCTACGTGCGAGCGGCCTCCGGGTGCGGGCCCGGGACCGACGCGAGCACCTCGACGTGGCACTGACCATGCGATGGCGCCTGCTGCTGCCCGGCCACGAGGCGCTCGGCGCGGAACTTCTGGAGCGGTGGGGCGAGCCGCACCGGCACTACCACGACGGCACACACCTGCTCGCGGTGCTTGAGGCCGCCGACGCGTTGTCCGAACCCGGCCCGGCACCGGCCACGGTGCTGCTCGCGGCCTGGTTCCACGACGCCGTCTACGCCGGGGTCGCCGGACGGGACGAGCAGGACTCCGCCGACCTGGCTCGGGACCGGCTCACCGGGTCCGGCGTCGCCGCCGCGGATGTCGACGAGGTCGTCCGACTGGTGCTGCTCACCGCCTCGCACGCTCCGGAGCCCGGCGACACCACGGGCGCGCTGCTCTGCGACGCGGACCTGTCCGTCCTCGGCCGCGAGCCGGCCGGCTACGCCCGCTACCTGGCCGCGGTGCGGGCGGACTACGCCCACGTCAGTGACACCGACTTCGCCAACGGACGGGCCGCCGTCGTCCATCGCCTGCTTGCACTGGACCCGTTGTTCCACACCGAACGCGGCCGGAGGCTGTGGGCGGAGCAGGCGCGCGTGAACCTGCTGGGCGAACTCCCCGGCTGA
- the groL gene encoding chaperonin GroEL (60 kDa chaperone family; promotes refolding of misfolded polypeptides especially under stressful conditions; forms two stacked rings of heptamers to form a barrel-shaped 14mer; ends can be capped by GroES; misfolded proteins enter the barrel where they are refolded when GroES binds) gives MAKIIAFNEEARRGMERGLNTLADTVKVTLGPKGRNVVLEKKWGAPTITNDGVSIAKEIELEEPFEKIGAELVKEVAKKTDDVAGDGTTTATVLAQALVREGLRNVAAGANPIALKRGIEKAVEAVTAALLDSSKEIETKEQIAATAAISAGDPQIGELIAEALDKVGKEGVITVEESNALGLELELTEGMRFDKGYLSAYFVTDQERQEAVLEDAYVLLVESKISNVKELLPLLEKVIQAGKPLLIISEDVEGEALATLVLNKLRGIFKSVAVKAPGFGDRRKAMLTDIAILTGGQVVSETVGLKLDNVGLEVLGTARKVVITKDETTIVEGAGEADSIAGRVSQIRAEIENSDSDYDREKLQERLAKLAGGVAVIKAGAATEVELKERKHRIEDAVRNAKAAVEEGIVAGGGVALIQAANTAFATLELDGDEATGANIVRVAVDAPLKQIAINAGLEGGVVAEKVRNLPDGHGLNAATGEYEDLLAAGINDPVKVTRSALQNAASIAGLFLTTEAIVADKPEKASAPAGGGGDDMGGMGGMGF, from the coding sequence ATGGCAAAGATCATCGCCTTCAACGAGGAGGCCCGCCGCGGGATGGAGCGTGGGCTCAACACCCTCGCCGACACCGTGAAGGTCACGCTCGGCCCGAAGGGACGCAACGTCGTCCTGGAGAAGAAGTGGGGCGCCCCCACGATCACCAACGATGGCGTGTCCATCGCCAAGGAGATCGAGCTCGAGGAGCCCTTCGAGAAGATTGGCGCCGAGCTCGTCAAGGAGGTCGCCAAGAAGACCGACGACGTCGCGGGTGACGGCACCACCACCGCCACCGTGCTCGCCCAGGCGCTCGTGCGCGAGGGCCTGCGCAACGTCGCGGCCGGCGCCAACCCGATCGCCCTCAAGCGCGGCATCGAGAAGGCCGTCGAGGCCGTGACCGCTGCCCTGCTCGACTCCTCCAAGGAGATCGAGACCAAGGAGCAGATCGCCGCCACCGCCGCCATCTCCGCCGGCGACCCCCAGATCGGCGAGCTCATCGCCGAGGCTCTGGACAAGGTCGGCAAGGAGGGCGTCATCACGGTCGAGGAGTCCAACGCCCTCGGCCTGGAGCTCGAGCTCACGGAGGGTATGCGCTTCGACAAGGGCTACCTGTCCGCGTACTTCGTCACCGACCAGGAGCGTCAGGAGGCCGTCCTGGAGGACGCCTACGTGCTGCTCGTCGAGTCGAAGATCTCGAACGTCAAGGAGCTGCTGCCGCTGCTGGAGAAGGTCATCCAGGCCGGCAAGCCGCTGCTGATCATCTCCGAGGACGTCGAGGGCGAGGCCCTGGCGACCCTGGTGCTGAACAAGCTCCGTGGCATCTTCAAGTCCGTCGCCGTCAAGGCCCCGGGCTTCGGCGACCGCCGCAAGGCCATGCTGACCGACATCGCGATCCTCACCGGCGGCCAGGTCGTCAGCGAGACCGTGGGTCTGAAGCTGGACAACGTTGGCCTCGAGGTCCTCGGTACCGCCCGCAAGGTGGTCATCACCAAGGACGAGACCACGATCGTCGAGGGTGCCGGCGAGGCCGACAGCATCGCCGGTCGCGTGTCGCAGATCCGCGCCGAGATCGAGAACTCCGACTCCGACTACGACCGCGAGAAGCTCCAGGAGCGCCTCGCGAAGCTCGCCGGTGGTGTCGCGGTGATCAAGGCCGGGGCCGCCACCGAGGTGGAGCTCAAGGAGCGCAAGCACCGCATCGAGGACGCCGTCCGCAACGCGAAGGCTGCCGTCGAGGAGGGCATCGTCGCCGGTGGTGGCGTGGCCCTCATCCAGGCCGCGAACACCGCGTTCGCCACCCTCGAGCTCGACGGTGACGAGGCCACCGGCGCGAACATCGTTCGCGTGGCCGTGGACGCGCCGCTCAAGCAGATCGCGATCAACGCCGGCCTCGAAGGCGGAGTTGTCGCGGAGAAGGTCCGCAACCTGCCCGACGGTCACGGCCTCAACGCCGCGACCGGCGAGTACGAGGACCTCCTCGCTGCCGGCATCAACGACCCGGTCAAGGTGACCCGTTCCGCTCTGCAGAACGCCGCCTCGATCGCCGGCCTGTTCCTCACCACCGAGGCCATCGTGGCCGACAAGCCGGAGAAGGCCTCTGCGCCCGCCGGCGGCGGTGGCGACGACATGGGCGGCATGGGCGGCATGGGCTTCTGA
- a CDS encoding phytoene desaturase family protein produces MRAQTDAVVIGSGPNGLAAAVTLARAGLEVTVFEAEKTVGGGARTLDLGLAPGVVHDICSAVHPLALASPFFAEFDLAARGVDLRVPEVAYAQPMPEGPAGIAYRSLGRTAAELGPDGAAWFDLFGPLVENSAMLTELALGDRRSLPAGLLTPTGLRAAVGAAARLFEQGTRAWSARFRGDVAPALFTGVAAHSISTQPSLAGAGTAIMLATHAHAAGWPIPVGGSGAIIGALRTDLEAHGGVIRTGHRVRTWRELPRARAYLFDTTPATLLEIWGERMPERVRAALARFRYGDAAAKVDYVLSGPVPWADPRVGEASTVHVGGTREEMAYAESLVAEGVHAATPMVLFSDPSVADPGRVVAGRRPGWAYAHVPAGSTVDVTEAVTAQIERFAPGFRDVVVTSRCVPAAEMAEHNQNYIGGDIAAGAVSTWGMAARPRLSTDPFAAGIPGVYLCSASVPPGPGVHGMGGHHAARRALAQRFEVRAPSLAPSSTV; encoded by the coding sequence ATGAGGGCACAGACGGACGCCGTGGTGATCGGCTCCGGACCGAACGGGCTCGCCGCCGCCGTCACCCTGGCGCGGGCCGGTCTCGAGGTCACCGTGTTCGAGGCGGAGAAGACCGTCGGCGGCGGCGCCCGCACCCTCGATCTCGGGCTCGCCCCCGGGGTGGTCCACGACATCTGTTCCGCCGTGCATCCGCTCGCGCTGGCCAGCCCGTTCTTCGCCGAGTTCGACCTCGCGGCCCGCGGGGTGGACCTGCGGGTCCCCGAGGTCGCCTACGCCCAACCGATGCCCGAAGGGCCGGCGGGTATCGCGTACCGTTCGCTCGGGCGTACGGCGGCGGAACTGGGGCCCGACGGCGCAGCCTGGTTCGACCTGTTCGGTCCCCTCGTCGAGAACTCGGCCATGCTCACCGAGCTCGCGCTCGGCGACCGCCGGAGCCTGCCGGCCGGTCTGCTCACGCCCACAGGGCTGCGGGCGGCCGTCGGCGCGGCCGCCCGCCTGTTCGAGCAGGGCACGCGAGCCTGGTCGGCTCGGTTCCGGGGCGACGTCGCCCCCGCGCTGTTCACCGGGGTGGCCGCCCACTCGATCAGCACGCAGCCCTCGCTCGCCGGCGCCGGCACCGCGATCATGCTCGCCACCCACGCGCATGCGGCCGGCTGGCCGATCCCCGTCGGTGGGTCCGGGGCCATCATCGGCGCGCTCAGGACTGACCTCGAGGCGCACGGTGGGGTGATCCGGACCGGCCACCGGGTCCGCACCTGGCGGGAGCTGCCGCGGGCACGCGCCTACCTCTTCGACACCACTCCGGCGACGCTGCTGGAGATCTGGGGTGAGCGGATGCCGGAGCGGGTCCGCGCGGCGCTGGCCCGGTTCCGTTACGGCGACGCCGCGGCGAAGGTGGACTACGTGCTCTCCGGCCCGGTGCCGTGGGCGGACCCTCGGGTGGGGGAGGCGAGCACGGTGCACGTGGGCGGCACCCGCGAGGAGATGGCGTACGCCGAGTCCCTCGTGGCCGAGGGCGTGCATGCGGCGACGCCGATGGTGCTGTTCTCGGACCCGAGCGTGGCCGATCCCGGCCGGGTCGTCGCCGGGCGACGACCCGGCTGGGCCTACGCCCACGTGCCGGCGGGCAGCACCGTGGACGTCACGGAGGCCGTCACCGCGCAGATCGAGCGTTTCGCGCCGGGCTTCCGCGATGTCGTCGTCACCTCCCGGTGCGTGCCCGCCGCCGAGATGGCCGAGCACAACCAGAACTACATCGGCGGGGACATCGCGGCCGGCGCGGTCTCCACCTGGGGCATGGCCGCGCGCCCCCGCCTCAGTACGGACCCGTTCGCCGCGGGGATCCCCGGGGTGTACCTGTGCTCGGCGTCGGTGCCGCCGGGGCCGGGGGTGCACGGCATGGGCGGGCACCACGCGGCGCGGCGGGCCCTGGCCCAGCGGTTCGAGGTGCGGGCGCCGTCGTTGGCGCCGAGTTCGACGGTCTGA
- a CDS encoding glycoside hydrolase family 15, with protein MSSRRRRFWTLAAVVAVVALVGAAAAVRDRGRVDEVGLYTLGIGVQADGSVTTIPTDSDARYLPGTRVIDPGPDASDADREAAEALAEATRTWLDAGTVPGVGGPHEELVTDALLDLHTLTLEGGAAVAGFSSKWRYVWPRDASFVAAALTVTGHHEDAVEVFTFLDGVQHPDGSFEARYLPDGSGPPDARGLQTDGTGWVLWALAYAADVLGPGAERDELLATFAPMIERSTGYLRAQVANPRSLPAPSADYWEHRESTLTLGTAAPVLAGLEASARLHSWLGRDSDAAAVGADADRLEQAVVANFGQTGYGRYAGRSPRDAATAFVLPPFQPEALPGAAAAWESSIAEMNRPAGGLAPGGSWPETSISWTPQTSLYAWSAAANGETARADGWLTWITQHRTPLGAIPEKVGPDGSPAGVAPLMWSAAVVILTVAELEGNAP; from the coding sequence ATGAGTTCCCGCCGTCGCAGATTCTGGACGCTCGCCGCCGTGGTCGCCGTGGTGGCTCTCGTCGGTGCGGCCGCAGCCGTGCGCGATCGCGGCCGCGTGGACGAGGTGGGCCTGTACACGCTCGGGATCGGCGTCCAGGCCGACGGATCGGTGACGACGATCCCCACGGACTCCGATGCCCGGTACCTGCCCGGCACGCGGGTCATCGACCCTGGCCCGGACGCGAGCGATGCCGACCGCGAAGCCGCCGAGGCGCTGGCCGAGGCGACCAGGACGTGGCTCGACGCGGGGACCGTGCCGGGCGTCGGTGGCCCGCACGAGGAACTCGTCACGGACGCCCTTCTCGACCTGCACACGCTGACGCTCGAGGGTGGCGCCGCCGTCGCCGGCTTCTCGAGCAAATGGCGTTACGTCTGGCCACGCGACGCGTCGTTCGTGGCGGCCGCGCTCACCGTGACCGGCCACCACGAGGACGCCGTCGAGGTGTTCACGTTCCTGGACGGCGTGCAGCACCCGGACGGCAGCTTCGAGGCGCGCTACCTGCCGGACGGGTCCGGACCGCCCGATGCCCGGGGCCTGCAGACCGACGGCACCGGCTGGGTGCTCTGGGCTCTCGCATACGCGGCGGACGTGCTGGGGCCGGGCGCCGAGCGGGACGAGCTCCTGGCGACGTTCGCGCCGATGATCGAGCGGTCCACGGGCTATCTGCGGGCCCAGGTGGCGAACCCGCGGTCCCTGCCCGCGCCGTCGGCGGACTACTGGGAGCACCGCGAGAGCACCCTGACCCTCGGCACCGCGGCCCCGGTCCTGGCCGGCCTCGAGGCGTCCGCGCGGCTGCACTCCTGGCTCGGCCGCGACTCCGACGCCGCCGCCGTGGGTGCCGATGCCGACCGGCTCGAACAGGCGGTCGTGGCGAACTTCGGGCAGACCGGGTATGGCCGCTACGCCGGACGGTCCCCACGGGACGCGGCCACCGCGTTCGTGCTGCCGCCGTTCCAGCCCGAGGCGCTGCCGGGGGCGGCCGCGGCCTGGGAGTCCTCGATCGCCGAGATGAACAGGCCCGCCGGCGGCCTCGCGCCGGGTGGGTCGTGGCCGGAGACCTCCATCTCCTGGACACCGCAGACCAGCCTGTACGCCTGGTCCGCCGCCGCGAACGGTGAGACCGCCCGTGCCGACGGATGGCTGACGTGGATCACGCAGCACCGCACCCCGCTCGGGGCGATCCCCGAGAAGGTGGGTCCGGACGGCTCCCCCGCCGGCGTCGCGCCGCTGATGTGGTCCGCGGCCGTGGTGATCCTCACCGTCGCCGAGCTCGAGGGCAACGCTCCCTGA
- a CDS encoding LytR C-terminal domain-containing protein: MSNRDYPHSEDEFDALGADRTPQGVHRAQQSRWRAFLPFILVIILAPTLAFGAVRLLSGGFGGGDDPTGAPTTTADAGEPTPTDGTTEEPPVTEEPTVDPTTDEPADLDRALSVYVLNGAGISGLAGEAAEVLTQDGWTTVTPDNYSRELPTASAVFYTSADMAEEAAAVGELLAVTDLIEDSSAASNGIVVVLRDDAFRN, from the coding sequence GTGAGTAACAGGGACTATCCGCATTCCGAGGACGAGTTCGACGCCCTCGGCGCGGATCGGACCCCGCAGGGCGTGCACCGCGCGCAGCAGTCGCGCTGGCGAGCGTTCCTGCCGTTCATCCTGGTGATCATCCTCGCCCCCACGCTCGCGTTCGGGGCCGTGCGCCTGCTCTCCGGCGGGTTCGGCGGCGGGGACGACCCCACCGGAGCACCGACCACCACGGCCGACGCGGGCGAGCCGACCCCGACGGACGGCACCACCGAGGAGCCTCCGGTCACCGAGGAGCCCACCGTGGACCCGACCACGGACGAGCCGGCGGACCTCGACCGGGCCCTGTCCGTGTACGTCCTCAACGGCGCCGGCATCTCCGGCCTGGCCGGTGAGGCCGCCGAAGTCCTCACCCAGGATGGCTGGACGACCGTCACGCCGGACAACTACTCGCGCGAGCTGCCCACCGCGTCGGCGGTCTTCTACACCAGCGCGGACATGGCCGAGGAGGCTGCGGCCGTCGGCGAGCTGCTCGCCGTCACCGATCTCATCGAGGACTCCTCGGCGGCCTCGAACGGCATCGTCGTGGTGCTGCGGGACGACGCCTTCCGGAACTGA
- a CDS encoding DUF3263 domain-containing protein: MSAARVLSTQSSDAATLSERDAEILAFERQWWKYAGAKETAIRELFDMSATRYYQVLNALIDDPTALAAEPMLVKRLRRMRSTRQRERSARRLGNEL, translated from the coding sequence ATGTCGGCAGCGCGGGTGTTGTCCACGCAGAGTTCGGACGCAGCAACACTGAGTGAACGCGACGCCGAGATCCTCGCCTTCGAGCGGCAGTGGTGGAAGTACGCCGGGGCGAAGGAGACCGCCATCCGCGAGCTCTTCGACATGTCCGCGACCCGGTACTACCAGGTCCTGAACGCCCTGATCGACGACCCCACGGCGCTCGCGGCCGAGCCGATGCTCGTCAAGCGGCTGCGCCGGATGCGCAGCACCCGCCAGCGCGAGCGTTCGGCACGCCGCCTCGGCAATGAACTCTGA
- a CDS encoding uracil-DNA glycosylase, translated as MNSVKEGGPRPLTDLIDPGWATALAEVEPQVHAMGEFLRGEVAAGRGYLPAGEHVLRAFTNPLADVRVLIVGQDPYPTPGHAMGLSFSVAPEVRPVPRSLQNIYRELGTDLGLPTPANGDLSPWADAGVLLLNRSLTVRPGEPASHRGKGWEAVTDAAIRALVARGTPLVAILWGNDARSLTPLLGRTPIVASAHPSPLSASRGFFGSRPFSRANALLVEQGGPPVDWSLQP; from the coding sequence GTGAACAGCGTCAAGGAGGGCGGCCCGCGCCCGCTCACGGATCTGATCGACCCGGGCTGGGCCACGGCCCTGGCCGAGGTGGAGCCGCAGGTGCACGCGATGGGCGAGTTCCTGCGGGGTGAGGTGGCCGCCGGGCGCGGCTACCTGCCGGCCGGGGAGCACGTGCTGCGGGCGTTCACGAACCCGCTGGCCGATGTGAGGGTGCTGATCGTCGGGCAGGATCCCTACCCCACCCCTGGTCACGCCATGGGCCTGTCCTTCTCCGTGGCCCCCGAGGTGCGACCGGTGCCGCGGTCGCTGCAGAACATCTACCGCGAGCTCGGCACCGACCTCGGTCTGCCGACCCCGGCCAACGGCGACCTGTCCCCGTGGGCGGATGCCGGGGTCCTGCTGCTGAACCGGAGCCTGACGGTCCGCCCGGGTGAACCGGCGTCCCACCGGGGCAAGGGCTGGGAGGCGGTCACCGACGCCGCGATCCGCGCGCTCGTGGCCCGCGGCACTCCGTTGGTGGCGATCCTGTGGGGCAACGACGCCCGCTCCCTGACCCCGCTGCTCGGGCGAACGCCGATCGTCGCGAGCGCGCACCCGAGCCCCCTGTCCGCCTCCCGTGGGTTCTTCGGGTCGCGTCCGTTCAGCCGCGCCAACGCCCTGCTCGTGGAGCAGGGCGGGCCGCCCGTGGACTGGTCCCTCCAGCCCTGA
- a CDS encoding SGNH/GDSL hydrolase family protein, with protein MNPVLHPVSDPARWSRYVACGDSMTEGLWDPDPDNPAQVRGWADQLAGSLSARRVDAGLAPLEYANLAIRGRLLEPIIAEQLPVALDAEPDLISLVGGGNDLLRPGSDPDRMAAILEDAVHTIRRAGVDVLLATGTDTRQAGVLRAIRGRVATFNAHIWSIARRHDAYVVDVWGLRAIQDWRMWAQDRIHLTTDGHQRVAQAALVALGLTPDDAAWADPLARLAPVPTGQRFRSDAEWFVRDVYPWATRRLRGRSSGDARVPKRPRVAPLPPATSAATPSDAVSEQVPPPEAPGPSDTTVPR; from the coding sequence GTGAACCCCGTGCTGCATCCGGTCTCCGATCCCGCCCGCTGGTCCCGGTACGTCGCCTGCGGCGACTCCATGACCGAGGGCCTGTGGGATCCGGACCCGGACAACCCCGCCCAGGTCCGCGGTTGGGCCGACCAGCTCGCCGGCTCGCTGTCCGCACGCCGGGTCGACGCCGGCCTGGCCCCGCTGGAGTACGCGAACCTGGCCATCCGCGGGCGGCTCCTCGAGCCCATCATCGCCGAGCAGCTCCCGGTCGCTCTCGACGCCGAGCCCGACCTGATCTCCCTCGTCGGCGGCGGCAACGACCTGCTCCGGCCCGGTTCCGACCCGGACCGGATGGCTGCGATCCTCGAGGACGCCGTGCACACGATCCGGCGGGCCGGGGTCGACGTGCTCCTCGCAACCGGGACCGACACCCGGCAGGCCGGGGTGCTTCGCGCCATCCGCGGCCGGGTCGCCACGTTCAACGCGCACATCTGGTCGATCGCCCGCCGGCACGACGCGTACGTGGTCGACGTGTGGGGCCTGCGGGCCATCCAGGACTGGCGGATGTGGGCACAGGACCGCATCCACCTCACCACCGACGGTCACCAGCGGGTCGCGCAGGCGGCGCTGGTGGCGCTCGGTCTCACGCCCGACGACGCAGCCTGGGCCGATCCGTTGGCTCGCCTCGCGCCGGTCCCGACCGGGCAGCGGTTCCGTTCAGACGCGGAGTGGTTCGTCCGCGACGTCTACCCGTGGGCGACCCGCCGCCTACGGGGCCGTTCCTCCGGGGACGCCCGGGTGCCCAAACGACCACGGGTGGCGCCGCTGCCACCCGCCACGTCCGCGGCGACGCCGTCGGACGCCGTCAGCGAGCAGGTGCCGCCTCCGGAAGCACCCGGCCCCAGCGACACCACGGTGCCCCGGTGA
- a CDS encoding pyridoxamine 5'-phosphate oxidase family protein, whose amino-acid sequence MGLPETERQEFLAQPHIGALAVGAGPDRGPLVVPVWYGYEPGGSLWVVTPADSVKTRLIEAAGRFSLLAEQSAPRVRYVSVEGPVTESREATEDEHLAIARRYLGDGAAAYVEMAAGFGVPLLVRIEPQLWYSADLGPS is encoded by the coding sequence ATGGGACTGCCGGAGACCGAACGTCAGGAGTTCCTGGCCCAGCCCCACATCGGCGCGCTCGCCGTGGGCGCCGGTCCGGACCGCGGACCGCTCGTGGTGCCGGTCTGGTACGGCTACGAGCCCGGCGGGTCGCTGTGGGTGGTGACCCCCGCGGACTCGGTCAAGACACGCCTGATCGAGGCCGCCGGGCGGTTCTCGCTGCTGGCCGAACAGTCCGCGCCGCGGGTGCGGTACGTGAGCGTGGAGGGCCCGGTCACCGAGTCCAGGGAGGCGACCGAAGACGAACACCTCGCGATCGCACGCCGCTACCTGGGCGACGGCGCGGCCGCGTACGTCGAGATGGCGGCAGGGTTCGGGGTGCCGCTCCTGGTCCGGATCGAACCGCAGCTCTGGTACTCCGCAGACCTCGGTCCGAGCTGA
- a CDS encoding acyl-CoA dehydrogenase family protein, whose translation MTDQPVVTEREARAVAEQARPSEWTMESFAKDLYLGQFRPDRIWPRPPEDPEREARGDQFLADLDAHLREHLDGQRIETEDRISDEDLAGLTGLGVFGIKIPTRYGGLGLSQVHYNRALMLLGTVHPSLGALISAHQSIGVPEPVKQFGNPEQKEQYLRRCAEGAISAFLLTEPDVGSDPARLQTAATRTPEGDYLLDGVKLWTTNGVLAELLVVMARVAPHADGKGGITAFVVEADAPGITVERRNTFMGLKGLENGLTRFHQVRVPAGAVIGREGQGLKIALTTLNTGRLSIPALCVAASKWSLKIAREWALERVQWGRPVGRHPAIAHQLAFMAATTYAEEAMVEIAGELSDSGGADIRIEAALAKLWCSEMAWQVADRLVQIRGGRGYETSASLAARGERAVPAEQVLRDLRINRIFEGSSEIMHLLIAREAVDAHLSVAGRLIDPDADLSAKAEAAKAAAGFYAGWLPRLLVGPGDSPTSYADLGPLAGNLRFVERTSRRLARSTFYGMARWQGGLEHKQGFLARIVDIGAELFAMTAVCAHASRHGGGAGPGSPQALADAFCRQSRLRVAGLLRALWVNTDGPDETLASDVLEGRYSWAEAGIIDASEGTGPWIAEATPGPSARESVARRYR comes from the coding sequence ATGACGGACCAACCGGTAGTCACCGAGCGCGAGGCCAGGGCCGTGGCCGAGCAGGCCCGGCCGAGCGAGTGGACCATGGAGTCGTTCGCCAAGGATCTCTACCTCGGCCAGTTCCGCCCGGACCGGATCTGGCCGCGGCCGCCCGAGGACCCCGAACGCGAGGCCCGTGGCGATCAGTTCCTGGCCGATCTGGACGCCCACCTGCGAGAGCATCTGGACGGTCAGCGGATCGAGACCGAGGACCGGATCTCCGACGAGGACCTTGCCGGACTGACCGGGCTCGGCGTGTTCGGCATCAAGATCCCGACCCGCTACGGCGGGCTCGGGCTCAGCCAGGTGCACTACAACCGGGCGCTGATGCTGCTCGGGACCGTGCACCCGAGCCTGGGCGCACTGATCTCGGCGCACCAGTCCATCGGGGTGCCCGAGCCGGTGAAGCAGTTCGGCAACCCCGAGCAGAAGGAGCAGTACCTGCGCCGGTGCGCCGAGGGGGCGATCTCCGCGTTCCTGCTCACGGAACCGGATGTCGGGTCGGACCCGGCCCGGCTGCAGACCGCCGCCACCCGCACTCCCGAGGGCGACTACCTGCTCGACGGTGTGAAGCTGTGGACGACGAACGGCGTCCTCGCCGAACTGCTGGTGGTGATGGCGAGGGTCGCCCCGCACGCCGACGGCAAGGGCGGGATCACGGCGTTCGTGGTGGAGGCGGACGCCCCGGGCATCACCGTCGAGCGCCGGAACACGTTCATGGGACTGAAGGGGCTCGAGAACGGATTGACCCGGTTCCACCAGGTGCGGGTGCCCGCCGGCGCGGTGATCGGCCGTGAGGGTCAGGGCCTGAAGATCGCGCTCACCACGCTGAACACGGGGCGGCTGTCCATCCCGGCGTTGTGCGTCGCGGCGAGCAAGTGGTCGCTCAAGATCGCCCGCGAGTGGGCGCTCGAGCGGGTGCAGTGGGGCCGGCCGGTCGGCCGGCACCCGGCCATCGCCCACCAGCTCGCGTTCATGGCCGCGACCACCTACGCCGAGGAGGCGATGGTCGAGATCGCCGGCGAGCTCTCCGACTCCGGCGGCGCCGACATCCGGATCGAGGCCGCGCTCGCCAAGCTCTGGTGCTCCGAGATGGCCTGGCAGGTCGCGGACCGGCTCGTGCAGATCCGGGGCGGGCGCGGGTACGAGACGTCCGCGTCCCTTGCCGCCCGCGGCGAACGGGCGGTGCCCGCCGAGCAGGTGCTGCGGGACCTGCGGATCAACCGGATCTTCGAGGGCTCCAGCGAGATCATGCACCTGCTGATCGCCCGGGAGGCCGTGGACGCGCACCTGTCCGTGGCCGGCCGGCTCATCGACCCGGACGCGGACCTGTCGGCCAAGGCCGAGGCGGCCAAGGCGGCGGCCGGCTTCTACGCCGGCTGGTTGCCGCGCCTGCTCGTCGGCCCTGGGGACTCCCCCACCTCCTACGCCGACCTCGGCCCGCTCGCCGGGAACCTGCGGTTCGTGGAGCGCACGTCGCGGCGGCTGGCCCGGTCGACGTTCTACGGGATGGCCCGCTGGCAGGGTGGCCTCGAGCACAAGCAGGGCTTCCTCGCGCGGATCGTCGACATCGGGGCGGAACTGTTCGCGATGACGGCCGTGTGCGCGCACGCCTCACGGCACGGCGGCGGGGCCGGGCCCGGCTCCCCGCAGGCCCTGGCGGACGCGTTCTGCCGCCAGTCGAGGCTGCGGGTGGCCGGGCTGCTGCGAGCCCTGTGGGTGAACACCGACGGCCCCGACGAGACCCTCGCTTCCGACGTGCTCGAGGGCCGCTACTCCTGGGCCGAGGCCGGCATCATCGATGCCTCCGAGGGCACCGGCCCGTGGATCGCCGAGGCCACCCCGGGCCCGTCGGCACGGGAGTCGGTGGCCCGCCGGTACCGCTGA